The sequence below is a genomic window from Zhongshania aliphaticivorans.
GAGGCTAAGCCTAAAGCACAGCCTCGTCGCAGTCGATCGGGTGCTAAGTCTGCCGCGCCAAGTGATACCCCCAAAAAATCGGGTGGCAAACCTAAGTCGGGCGCACCACGAACGCGTCGTAGTCGATAGAGATTTTATTCAGTGGCAGAAAAGATTTTTGGCATACATGCCGTGCAGAGCGTGCTGGCCCGCAGTCCTGAGCGAGTTCAAGAGTTGTATGTGCAGGCGGGGCGGCTCGATAAGCGTGTGCAAGAAGTGTTGGATCTCGCTAAGGCTGCAAAGGTTCATGTTATTCAGCGAGCGCGTCCTGAATTAGACGCGATGGTTGAAGGGCGTCACCAGGGGCTTATCGCGCTGGTCGAGGCGGCTGCTCAGTTTCAGGAAAAAGATCTTCTGGATTTAGTGGTGGCGGCGGGAAGCTCGGCATTGGTGTTGGTGCTCGATGGTGTTACCGATCCTCATAATCTAGGTGCGTGCTTGCGCAGCGCCGATGCCGCTGGGGTGACTGTCGTCGTCGCGCCTCGCGATAATTCGGTGGGGCTTAGCGCTACAGTGCTGAAAGTTGCCTGTGGTGCAGCCGAGGTTGTGCCCTTTGTGCAGGTTACGAATCTCGCCCGCAGTCTGCAGCAAATGCAGCAAGCAGGGGTGTGGGTGGTGGGCATGGCTGGCGAAGCAGAGCTGTCGCTTTACGAGCAAGATTTGACTGGGCCGCGTGCCTTGGTCCTCGGCGCGGAGGGCAGTGGTATGCGGCGCCTTACTCGTGAGAACTGTGATTACTTAGCGAAACTGCCTATGGCGGGCTCGGTAAGTAGTTTGAATGTGTCGGTGGCGACGGGTATTTGTCTTTTCGAGGCGGTGCGTCAGCGCATAAAAGCCTGAATTGGCTAATAACTGTACGAATCACTTGCATATCATCCCCGATATACCTAAAATCCGCGCTCTTGATTTATTGGTAGTTCCGACTATTTTGGTCGGAGCTGTCCTCCTTGTCACACCGTAAAGGGTGGCTTAACCCGTAAGGAGCTGTAAAATGCGTCACTACGAGATAGTGTTCTTGGTCCATCCAGACCAGAGCGAGCAAGTACCAGGTATGGTTGAGCGTTATACGCAAGCCATCGAAAAAGACGGCGGTAAAGTTCACCGCCTAGAAGATTGGGGCCGTCGTCAACT
It includes:
- the rlmB gene encoding 23S rRNA (guanosine(2251)-2'-O)-methyltransferase RlmB, coding for MAEKIFGIHAVQSVLARSPERVQELYVQAGRLDKRVQEVLDLAKAAKVHVIQRARPELDAMVEGRHQGLIALVEAAAQFQEKDLLDLVVAAGSSALVLVLDGVTDPHNLGACLRSADAAGVTVVVAPRDNSVGLSATVLKVACGAAEVVPFVQVTNLARSLQQMQQAGVWVVGMAGEAELSLYEQDLTGPRALVLGAEGSGMRRLTRENCDYLAKLPMAGSVSSLNVSVATGICLFEAVRQRIKA